TGCGGTCCTTGGCCACACCAGAACGACTCCTGCAACTAAAAAACGCAATACAGCGGCGGAAACTGGACGGCCTCATCGTAAGCAATATAAAGAACGTCCAATACCTCAGCGGTTTTAGCGGTTCAGAAGGAACGATGCTCATCACCGGTGAGCAGGACATATTGGTTACAGACTCCAGATATAGTGAGCAGGTTCAGGAAGAGTGTAGTGGCAAGATAAGTTTGGTAGAGAGAAAACGGGACGCGATAAAGGCCCTGACCAGCCTGATAAAACGTCTAAAACTGCGTGTGCTGGGTTTCGAGGCCAACACTGTGACGTATTCGCAGTACAGTGAACTAAAGGCCGCCCTGGACCGAAGGAAGCTGGTGGACACAAAGGGAATGGTAGAGCGTCTGAGGGAGGTAAAAGACGGTGAAGAGATAAAGAGGATTAGAAAGACCCTTAAGATAGCCGAGACGGCTTTTGAGTCTTTAAAGAGGAGTGTGAGGCCGGGTATGACTGAAAGGCAGCTGGCTGACACCCTGGAGTTGTCCATGAAGGAGGGGGGTGCGGCCGGCCCGTCCTTCAGGACTATAGTTGCCGCAGGCAAGCACTCGTCCCAGCCCCATGCGCCTTTGACCGAAATGAAGGTAGGCCATGAGGACATGGTGCTTGTTGACTGGGGCGCATCGTGGCAGGCCTATAATTCTGACTTGACAAGGGTGATATTCATAAATAGAATCGACGCAAAGAGAAAAGAGATTTACAACATCGTGCTGGATGCTCAAAAGAGGGCAATAGACAGGATCAAAGGTGGGGCAAGCGCCAGGGATGTAGACCTGGCTGCCAGGTCGTATATAGAGAAGAAGGGCTATGGCAATAATTTCAGACATGGCCTGGGCCACGGAATAGGGCTTGAGGTCCATGAGGGTCCGAGGCTCAGCCGTGCCAACAGAAGACTGCTGAAGGAAGGCATGGTGATTACGGTTGAACCCGGTATCTACATCCCGCATTGGGGTGGTGTGAGAATAGAAGACATGGTTCTGGTTGAAGAAGACGGATGTGAGGTTCTGAGCCGTGTCTCCAGGGATCTTGACGAGGCCGTAGTTTGAGACATCCTTGTCCTCCAAACGAACCGGCTTTCGAAAAATTTTTCTAGAATGGTATTACGCATGAAAAGCGTCCAGCGGTATGAAGAGGCCACTTAAAAAAATGAGTAGCACAATGGACAAGGTCAAAGAGCTCATCTCACTGATGAACGCCCATGACCTTACCGAGATAGAGATTCAAGAGGATGCGCTGAGGGTAAAGGTGAAAAAGGCCGATGGCGGCTTCCAGCACATGGTCGTACCTTCAGCGGGCAGTCTTCCGGCTCCGGCAGAGGCGGTGCAGAAGGCCCTTCCCCAAAAGGGTAATTTTGTAGAAATAAGTTCTCCGCTGGTTGGAACGTTTTACAGGGCGGCCACACCCGGAACGGAAGCCCATGTAGAGGTCGGCGATATGGTGGAAGCCGATACCGTTGTCTGTGTAATAGAGGCCATGAAGATAATAAACGAGATTAAGGCGGAAGCAATAGGAAAGGTGGTAGAGGTGTTGGTTGACGACGGTGCACCTGTTGAGTTTGGACAGCCACTTTTCCGAGTACTCCCGACTGCGTCCGTGGGGTAAAGGAAGGTTAGAATGTTTTCCCGAGTGTTAATCGCAAACAGAGGAGAGATAGCACTCCGGGTAATCAGGGCATGCAAAGAACTGGGTATAGAGACGGTAGCCGTCTGCTCAAAGGCGGATGAGGGGGCTCAATACCTGGAACTGGCCGACAGCACCGTGTGTATCGGCCCTTCACCGGCTGAACAGAGTTATCTTAACATACCCAGCATAATTAGTGCTGCGGAGATAACGGACGTAGAGGCCATCCATCCCGGTTACGGTTTTCTCGCAGAGTCAAGTCATTTCGCGGAGGTCTGCGAGTCCTCCAACATCACCTTCATTGGCCCCTCCGCAAAGACCATGAAAATCATGGGAGACAAAGCGCAGGCCAGGCAGGTGGCCATCAAGAACAAGATCCCTGTTTTACCCGGCAGCGAGTCTACCATAACGGGCCAGCAGGAAGCGCTGGACATAGCCCATAAGGTCGGATATCCGGTGCTGATAAAGGCCGCTGCAGGCGGCGGCGGCAGGGGGATAAGGATTGTTCACAACGACGCGAGCCTCGCGAGCTCTATGTTAACCGCCCAGCGAGAGGCCGAGACGGCCTTCAAGGACCCGTCACTTTACATAGAGAAGTTCATCGAGCATTCCTGTCACGTAGAGGTTCAGATACTTGCTGACCAGCACGGCAGCGTCATCCACCTCGGTGAGAGGGACTGCAGTCTCCAGCGCCGGCACCAAAAACTCCTGGAGGAGACACCGTCTCCGAGTATATCTCAGCAACAAAGGGCCGAACTCTACAAGGCCGCGGTCAGAATGGCAAAGGCCGTGAGTTATTCAAACGCTGGTACGGTAGAATTCCTGGTGGATAAGGATGGCGGGAAGTTCTATTTCATAGAAATGAACACCAGACTGCAGGTCGAGCACCCTGTTACCGAGATGGTCAGCGGAATAGACCTGGTGAAAGAACAGCTGAGAATCGCCTCCGGGGAGCAACTCGGATATAAACAAAAACAGATAGTGCTTAACGGCGTAGCCATTGAGTGCCGCATCTATGCGGAAGACCCGGATAACGGGTTCCGCCCGCAGCCCGGGAGGATCAGTGTATACAGCGTTCCGGGCGGAAACGGAGTAAGAGTAGATTCCCATGTGCACCAGGGGTACATGGTCCCTCCTTATTATGACTCCATGCTGGGTAAACTTATAGTACATCAGGGTACACGTGAAGAGGCAATCGCCTGTCTGAGACGCTCACTCAGTGAATACCACGTTGAGGGCGTAAAAACCACCATACCTCTGCACCTGAGAATATTAAACCACCCCAAGTACATTAACGCCGACGTATCCACAACGTTTGTAGAGAGCTTGATGGACGAGGAATAGACTCCCAGTCCCCGTCGCGGACCCATTTTTCACTTGACTATTTTCCGGGCTTTGCTAATATCTCTGCCCTTCCTTCTTTAAGATTTTCCAGTTAAAGAAGACTGATGTATGGGCCCTGCCCAATTGAATTTGAAAGGAGAGGTATACATGTTCGGGCGATTTACAACATTCCTTTTGGCCGCCCTGGTGGGTATGTTCCTGATACTTGCGCCCGCGTCTACGGTTGAGGCCGCCAAGCAAAAGTATAAGTACACCGGTAACAAGGGCTGTAAGTGCCACCTCTCTCCCGGAGTCTGGGAGGGGGACGAGTGGAAGCAGATAGGACACTCCAAGGCGTTCAAGAGCCTCAAGACAAAAGAAGAGCAGGAGGACCCAAAGTGCCTCAAGTGCCATGCCACCGGCTATGGCGGAAAATTTAAGAACCCAAAACTGAAATATCTCAAGAACGTTACCTGTGAGGCCTGTCATGGTCCGGGAGAAGGTTATGCGAATGTAAAGAACAAATTGGCTAAATCAGTGAAGAATTACTCAGAATTGAAAAAGAAGTATAAGCTCAAAGAGAAGGGTAAAAAGTCCTTTAACGAACTGCTGGAAAAGGACCCCATGATGGCCCGCAAGGTCCAGTACGACAAAGGACTTATAGTGGCCGGCATAAACAACGCATCCGGCAAGGTCAGAGACCAGTGCCTCGAGTGTCATTGGGAAGACCCCAACGACCCGGATAAATGTCCCAAGTGCGACAAGGACGAAGACGGCAAGCCCATTGCCATGGACTTCAAAAAGTACTTCAAGAAGGACGACCACAGGGACCTTGATGCCGTAGATGAAGTCAGAAAGAAGATGAGCGGCGGCGACAAGGCGAAGTGGAAGGGGTATCTCGAGAGAGACCCGATGCTCGACAAGCCGTTAAAGCCGGAGGCGAAGAAGAAAAAGAAGAAGAAGAAAAAGAAGAAGAAATAGTGGCAGTAATCCTGACAATTGTAGCCGCAACACGAGACCCAAGTATTGCGGGAGGACATAGAGGAGGGTGAATGTGATGTCTGAGAGAAAGCGAGCGCATGCCTTTAGACCTATCGAACGTCTATGGATTCCGCTCGCTTTCTTCCTTATAGTAGTAATGTCCTTCAGCGGCAGCCTTCTCAGGGCACAGGAGATTGAAGACTGTATGGAGTGTCACGGCGACCCCGAGAAGTGCGGCAAGGCTGCAAGCATAGACAGGGAGACCGGCGAGATTAAGGTTGTAGACATGCTGGTGGACGAGGACGCGTTTATGCAGTCTGCCCACGGCCTCTCAGAGGAAGGTTTCGTGTGTATCGACTGCCACCAGGACCTCGACGGCGTCTACGGTGAACATTACCCGCTTCTGGATAGGGTAGACTGTATAACCTTCTGTCACGACGACCCTGCCGAAGAATTCCTCGAAAGCACCCACGTGGAACATATGGAGGAGGAGGAAAAGACCCCTCCAAAGTGTACTGACTGTCACATGGGCAGGAATTCAGCCAGAGAAACCCCGGTCGCAGACGACACGTTCCACAGAGCCCATGTAAACAAGACGTGCGGCGGATGCCACGAGGATTATCTCTATACCTACTGTATGAACTTGCACGGCCAGCTTTCCTCGCTGGGCGTCTGCAATACGGACGTGCCGAACTGTTACGACTGCCACAGCGGGCACGACATCCTCAAGTCCGATGACCCTGACTCCAAGGTTGGCGCGAACAACAAGGTTGAGACGTGCGGAGAGTGTCACAAGGGTGCGGGTAAGAATTTCGTGAAACATATAGCGCATCCGGGCTTTAAGACGCGCAATCTCTACGCCGAGCTTTACGGGATATATAAGGAAAAGGGTTTGTTCGGCGTCTTGGCCGAGCCGCAGGCTTATCTGGCGCTGGTATTCGTGGCGTACATAGGAATAATCTGCCAGTCCTTTTCCATGTTTGGCGGCCATGCGTTTCTGATGTGGGTCAGAATGCTTTTAGATGAGAGAAAAGGTGATGGCGGCCATGACCACTGAGGGTAAACTATATAAGAGGTTCACCCCGTTTCACAGGGTAACCCACTTTTTGCTGATTATAAGCTTTTTTGGCCTGGTATTAACCGGGATGCCTTTGGCCTTTCAAGACCAGGCATGGGCGCGTTGGCTGTATGAAGCCATGGGCGGCTATCCCACCGCCAGTTACATACATCGCATCTGCGCCGGGATGACGTTTCTCTGCGCCTTCATGCATTTTGCATATTGCTCGTACCTTGTATTTGTGAGGGGACACGGGGCAAGTATCGTCTGGGGCGCTGACGCCATCATGTTGCAGCCCAAGGACGTGAAGGACGTTGTTACGGACATAAAATGGCTGTTGGGTTTTGGCCCTCATCCCGCGTATGACAGATGGATATGGTGGGAAAAGTTTGAGTATTTATCTCTCCTGTGGGGTACGATAGTGATGGCCCTGACGGGCTTAATGCTCTGGTTTCCAACGACATTCTCAATAATAATGCCGGGCTGGGCCATAGATATGGGCCTGGTAGCCCATAGATATGAGGCGATCCTGGCAGCAGGATTCGTATTTACCATACATTTTATCCATACACACCTGCTTCCGGAGAAGGTGCCTGTTGACGAAGCAATGTTTACCGGTATCATAAGCGAAGAAGAGATGTTACACGAGAGGCCGCTTCACTATAAAAGACTTAAGGAGGCCAATCTGCTTCAACGGTACGAGACAGTGCCGAACGTGCCTCTTTCCATAATATCAAAGATAATTGCCGTGCCTTTACTATTACTGGGGCTGATTTTGATCAGTCTGATGTTCTCCTCGCTGCTCCTGAGTCTTATCTAACGGCTATGAACGGACATGGGGCGGAAAATGCGGGGAGGCAGGGACGGCCTGTTTCGTAAACACTTGTCTTGTCTCCACTTGAGTCTGAGCGCATTGTGGCGTTTCACCGGCTCAGGCCAAAAATCTGAAAAAAAAAGATTGATTTGGTATTTTCAGTGCGTATAATGTTTGTTCACCTGAGCTGGCGAGTGTTGCCAGCCAACTGCCTGAAGTATAGTATAGTTAAGTTAATTAGAAGGGGGGTGGAAGAGTGAAGAGATTTGCTGTAACAGCCCTGGGAATATTCATCGTCTTCTGTTTTGTAACTACACAAACCACTCTGGCGGAAGAGGCTGCCAAGGCGGAAGAGGCTGCCAAGACGGGCAAGCCTTGCCCGATGAACAAGATAGTCAAAAAGTTCTGGTGCGAGGCGTGCGGGGAAGTTAGCGAATATACTGACTGCTCGAACCAGGAGTATATGTGGAACAGTGCAGAGCATGACGCGAAGGAGAACAATCCTCACGCAAACCTGTCTGAGACATGGGCATGTCAGACTGCAGGTTATTACTGTATACAATGCGGTAAGTGTTTTCCAAGACCCGGTATCTGTTCCGATTGTGACGACGATACCGAGAGCAGGAAAAGTCTTGCAAAGGTACTGTTCAAATGTCCTAAAGGTCATGAGCAAGACGAGCCGGGCGCCGGCTTTAAGTTGAGAGAAGGTGCTTACGAAGAGGAGATGCAAGACGCCGGTAATTGCCCGGAGTGTGGGGAGCGTCTGGCGATGGTTTGCGCGAAATCCGGAACCTGCCCGCATACTAAGTAGTAGTTTTTTTTAGTTTTCGTTTATTGAGGAGGGTTCGGTAGATGAGAAGAAACTCGCTGTATTGTAGTATGGTAGGTGCCGCTGTACTCTCCTTGGCACTTATCTTCATTCAAACCGCTAACGCGGGTTATATTCAAGGAACTCACGT
This DNA window, taken from Candidatus Bathyanammoxibius amoris, encodes the following:
- a CDS encoding aminopeptidase P family protein, which encodes MATPERLLQLKNAIQRRKLDGLIVSNIKNVQYLSGFSGSEGTMLITGEQDILVTDSRYSEQVQEECSGKISLVERKRDAIKALTSLIKRLKLRVLGFEANTVTYSQYSELKAALDRRKLVDTKGMVERLREVKDGEEIKRIRKTLKIAETAFESLKRSVRPGMTERQLADTLELSMKEGGAAGPSFRTIVAAGKHSSQPHAPLTEMKVGHEDMVLVDWGASWQAYNSDLTRVIFINRIDAKRKEIYNIVLDAQKRAIDRIKGGASARDVDLAARSYIEKKGYGNNFRHGLGHGIGLEVHEGPRLSRANRRLLKEGMVITVEPGIYIPHWGGVRIEDMVLVEEDGCEVLSRVSRDLDEAVV
- the accB gene encoding acetyl-CoA carboxylase biotin carboxyl carrier protein; this translates as MSSTMDKVKELISLMNAHDLTEIEIQEDALRVKVKKADGGFQHMVVPSAGSLPAPAEAVQKALPQKGNFVEISSPLVGTFYRAATPGTEAHVEVGDMVEADTVVCVIEAMKIINEIKAEAIGKVVEVLVDDGAPVEFGQPLFRVLPTASVG
- the accC gene encoding acetyl-CoA carboxylase biotin carboxylase subunit codes for the protein MLIANRGEIALRVIRACKELGIETVAVCSKADEGAQYLELADSTVCIGPSPAEQSYLNIPSIISAAEITDVEAIHPGYGFLAESSHFAEVCESSNITFIGPSAKTMKIMGDKAQARQVAIKNKIPVLPGSESTITGQQEALDIAHKVGYPVLIKAAAGGGGRGIRIVHNDASLASSMLTAQREAETAFKDPSLYIEKFIEHSCHVEVQILADQHGSVIHLGERDCSLQRRHQKLLEETPSPSISQQQRAELYKAAVRMAKAVSYSNAGTVEFLVDKDGGKFYFIEMNTRLQVEHPVTEMVSGIDLVKEQLRIASGEQLGYKQKQIVLNGVAIECRIYAEDPDNGFRPQPGRISVYSVPGGNGVRVDSHVHQGYMVPPYYDSMLGKLIVHQGTREEAIACLRRSLSEYHVEGVKTTIPLHLRILNHPKYINADVSTTFVESLMDEE
- a CDS encoding cytochrome c family protein; this translates as MFGRFTTFLLAALVGMFLILAPASTVEAAKQKYKYTGNKGCKCHLSPGVWEGDEWKQIGHSKAFKSLKTKEEQEDPKCLKCHATGYGGKFKNPKLKYLKNVTCEACHGPGEGYANVKNKLAKSVKNYSELKKKYKLKEKGKKSFNELLEKDPMMARKVQYDKGLIVAGINNASGKVRDQCLECHWEDPNDPDKCPKCDKDEDGKPIAMDFKKYFKKDDHRDLDAVDEVRKKMSGGDKAKWKGYLERDPMLDKPLKPEAKKKKKKKKKKKK
- a CDS encoding cytochrome c3 family protein, producing the protein MSERKRAHAFRPIERLWIPLAFFLIVVMSFSGSLLRAQEIEDCMECHGDPEKCGKAASIDRETGEIKVVDMLVDEDAFMQSAHGLSEEGFVCIDCHQDLDGVYGEHYPLLDRVDCITFCHDDPAEEFLESTHVEHMEEEEKTPPKCTDCHMGRNSARETPVADDTFHRAHVNKTCGGCHEDYLYTYCMNLHGQLSSLGVCNTDVPNCYDCHSGHDILKSDDPDSKVGANNKVETCGECHKGAGKNFVKHIAHPGFKTRNLYAELYGIYKEKGLFGVLAEPQAYLALVFVAYIGIICQSFSMFGGHAFLMWVRMLLDERKGDGGHDH